A genomic segment from Thermus albus encodes:
- a CDS encoding TrmB family transcriptional regulator, whose protein sequence is MDGDAAALADLQALGFSPNEARAYLALVRGGRQKGYEVAKGSGVPRSMVYQTLERLVARGAAYRVEEGEGVFYDAVSPTELLSRLEQEVGNKLARAKESLSRLNSEPSLETIWRVQGFDRALAEARSLVQRAGRALTLSLWQEQLDALEPHLLDAKERGVSIRLVLFGQRADPRLGKVYFHHFVDPQVVERRLRARLFVVAKDHEEVVVGNLVREGKSWAVRTRDPALVLVAEEYVRHDVVLAEMTLAYGVEKLTALWTGREDLKRMVTGEEIHGAP, encoded by the coding sequence ATGGACGGGGACGCTGCAGCCCTTGCCGACCTCCAAGCTTTAGGCTTCAGTCCCAACGAGGCCAGGGCTTACCTAGCGTTGGTGCGGGGGGGCAGGCAGAAGGGGTACGAGGTGGCCAAAGGGAGCGGCGTACCCCGCTCCATGGTATACCAAACCCTGGAACGTCTGGTGGCAAGGGGGGCGGCCTACCGGGTGGAGGAGGGCGAGGGAGTTTTCTACGATGCCGTTTCCCCAACCGAGCTCCTGTCCCGGTTGGAACAAGAGGTTGGGAATAAGCTGGCCCGGGCAAAGGAAAGCCTTTCACGGCTTAACTCCGAACCTTCCTTGGAAACCATTTGGCGGGTGCAGGGCTTTGACAGGGCCCTCGCTGAGGCCCGTTCCTTGGTCCAGCGTGCCGGGCGGGCGTTGACCCTGTCCCTTTGGCAAGAACAGCTGGATGCGCTGGAACCCCACCTCTTGGATGCTAAGGAGCGGGGCGTATCCATCCGGCTGGTCCTCTTCGGCCAGCGAGCCGATCCCAGGTTGGGCAAGGTTTACTTCCACCATTTCGTGGATCCGCAGGTGGTGGAGAGGAGGCTCCGGGCCCGGCTTTTCGTGGTGGCCAAGGACCACGAGGAGGTGGTGGTAGGAAACCTGGTCCGAGAAGGCAAAAGTTGGGCTGTGCGCACGCGCGATCCTGCCCTGGTCTTGGTGGCAGAGGAGTACGTGCGCCACGACGTGGTGCTGGCCGAGATGACCTTGGCCTACGGGGTGGAAAAGCTTACCGCCCTGTGGACGGGGCGGGAGGACCTAAAACGCATGGTAACGGGGGAGGAGATCCATGGAGCTCCTTGA